GCAGATCGGGGTGAGCCTTCGGGTGTTCACCTACCACTGCGACGGCTTCGCCGGGCACCTGATCAACCCCACCTTCGACGTGATCGGCGACGAGGAGCAGGACGGCCCGGAGGGCTGCCTGTCCATCCCGGGGATGAGCTGGGACTGCCGCAGGCACCTGCACGTGGTGGCCAAGGGCTGGAACATGCACGGCGAACCGATCGAGGTCGAGGGCAGCGACCTGCTGGCCAGGTGCATCCAGCACGAGACCGACCACCTCGACGGCGTGCTCTTCGTCGACCGGCTGGACGCCGAGACCAGGAAGCGGGCGCTGCGCGAGATCCGTTCCGCGGAGTGGTTCGATGGGGCGGTGCCCGTGATCAAGGAGAGCCCGCACCCGTTCTTCGGCCAGGGAGGTGCGCGATGAGGCTGGTCTTCGCCGGGACCCCCGAGGTCGCGCTGCCCGCGCTGCGGGCGCTGATCGACTCGCCTCGGCACGAGGTCGTCGCC
The window above is part of the Allokutzneria albata genome. Proteins encoded here:
- the def gene encoding peptide deformylase; translation: MTVQPVRLFGDPVLRTRAAEVVDFDKELRGLVRDLWDTMEAQGGAGIAAPQIGVSLRVFTYHCDGFAGHLINPTFDVIGDEEQDGPEGCLSIPGMSWDCRRHLHVVAKGWNMHGEPIEVEGSDLLARCIQHETDHLDGVLFVDRLDAETRKRALREIRSAEWFDGAVPVIKESPHPFFGQGGAR